Proteins encoded together in one Gemmatimonadota bacterium DH-78 window:
- the rbfA gene encoding 30S ribosome-binding factor RbfA translates to MARRIERLNEQLKRELAVLIQSGLRDPRVVGVTVTAVRTTADLNLARVLVRLSGTDDEKAAAIDGLDRAAPWLRRELGRDLRIRRVPELAFQEDVAQERAARIEELLAEVRPEGGWEEEDGEDDAETPVDEGAETDR, encoded by the coding sequence ATGGCCCGACGGATCGAACGGCTGAACGAGCAGTTGAAGCGGGAGCTCGCGGTGCTCATCCAGAGCGGGCTGCGGGATCCCCGAGTGGTGGGGGTGACCGTCACCGCCGTCCGCACCACGGCCGACCTCAACCTCGCCCGGGTGCTGGTGAGACTCTCGGGCACCGACGACGAGAAGGCGGCCGCCATCGACGGGCTGGATCGCGCAGCCCCGTGGCTTCGCCGCGAGCTGGGTCGCGATCTGCGGATCCGGCGGGTGCCCGAGCTCGCCTTCCAGGAGGATGTGGCGCAGGAACGGGCCGCCCGCATCGAGGAACTGCTCGCCGAGGTGCGACCCGAGGGGGGTTGGGAGGAGGAGGACGGCGAGGACGACGCCGAGACCCCGGTGGACGAGGGGGCGGAGACCGACCGATGA